A single window of Ornithodoros turicata isolate Travis unplaced genomic scaffold, ASM3712646v1 ctg00000944.1, whole genome shotgun sequence DNA harbors:
- the LOC135375751 gene encoding uncharacterized protein LOC135375751 translates to MTSTVGEETDESYYPSEDSFLEGDTTTPECPVEQRKFIVFEAPLLELFKACRSCSGSCKVTTSVRGTLLTVVSECASGHKFSWNSQPELNRMAAGNVLLSGAILFNGASPTKVLRLLSSINIQMISKVAYDTYQKGCLLPAVSQVWNAEHNHLLLSLQDKPVDLLGDGRCDSPGHCAKYMTYTFMEAHSKKIVSSVQVQVGESPDVASSTNMEKVGFVRCLDELKSNHIIVASITTDRHPAVRKHMREMEPSIVHGFDTWLEEEIGHSSQN, encoded by the exons ATGACATCAACAGTGGGAGAAGAAACTGATGAGAGCTACTACCCATCTGAGGATAGCTTCCTTGAAGG agacaCCACTACACCTGAATGTCCAGTGGAACAGCGAaaattcattgtctttgaagccccactactggaattgttcaaagcaTGTCGCAGTTGCAGTGGgtcatgcaaggttaccacatcagtTCGGGGCACACTTCTCACTGTTGTGTCCGAATGTGCAAGCGGCCACAAATTCTCTTGGAACAGTCAGCCAGAACTGAACAGGATGGCTGCAGGAAACGTTCTGCTCTCCGGTGCAATACTGTTCAACGGAGCCAGTCCCACCAAG GTTCTTCGACTGCTGAGCTCCATCAACATACAAATGATTTCAAAGGTTGCATACGACACATATCAGAAAGGTTGCCTACTGCCTGCTGTATCACAG GTTTGGAATGCAGAACACAACCACCTGCTCCTTTCACTTCAAGACAAGCCTGTTGACCTCCTTGGAGATGGCAGATGTGATTCTCCTGGTCACTGTGCCAAGTACATGACATACACTTTTATGGAAGCCCATTCAAAGAAAATCGTCAGCTCCGTTCAAGTACAGGTTGGTGAG TCTCCAGATGTTGCTTCCAGCACAAACATGGAAAAGGTGGGATTTGTGAGATGCCTGGACGAACTGAAATCAAATCACATCATCGTGGCATCCATTACGACTGATCGACATCCTGCAGTGAGAAAGCACATGCGTGAAATGGAACCCAGCATAGTGCATGGATTTGATACCTG GCTTGAAGAAGAAATTGGACACAGCAGCCAAAACTAG
- the LOC135375747 gene encoding P2X purinoceptor 7-like, whose product MSSLPNLSALELRILELSRAQNFCSYDSMPESVYVAAEDSSSSDISESPPSSPGSDRAGNADWCSCGKCKPMDTADECLCCREVENVCKKQTVNCITDNEYFEILCLDTEVLRVSFTYIRDTEEYGNIRDIAVNKKFRYIAYRQFTRWIWGGLGKHHRKILPACVVHAIRDAFPSDVYKGFEPAHL is encoded by the exons aTGTCGAGTCTCCCGAACCTGAGTGCGCTAGAACTCCGCATTCTAGAACTATCGCGTgcacagaacttctgttcgtaCGATAGCATGCCGGAAAGTGTGTacgtcgcagcagaagattcatcATCCTCAGATATATCGGAGTCACCGCCGTCCTCACCAGGATCTGATCGTGCCGGGAACGCGGACTG GTGTTCTTGCGGGAAGTGCAAACCGATGGATACCGCTGACGAGTGTTTGTGCTGCCGGGAGGTAGAGAACGTCTGTAAAAAGCAGACGGTCAACTGCATTACAGACAACGAATATTTCGAGATACTCTGCCTCGACACCGAAGTTCTGCGAGTGTCTTTTACGTACATCCGAGATACTGAAGAGTATGGCAACATACGTGACATCGCCGTGAACAA gaaattccgttatatcgcCTATCGGCAATTCACAAGGTGGATATGGGGTGGTCTGGGAAAGCACCATAGGAAGATTCTTCCTGCCTGCGTGGTGCATGCCATTAGGGATGCTTTTCCATCAGATGTGTATAAGGGCTTTGAACCTGCACACTTGTAA